CCAAGCTCCAGTTGGCCTCTCTCTTCAAAATCCGGTTCAAGCAATTCGCCGGTTTTGGAGCGATTCTGCTCGAAGATTCGTTCCATCGCGGAGACAATGATTTCGCCATCCGGATTCAGCGATTGAAGACCCTCGATCCGTTACCGGATGTACTGATGGCGGCCGTAGAGGGGAATGACTTCATCGAGATCGTGAAGCAGTTCCGCGGTGCGGGAATCGAGCGACCGATCATGGGTGGAGAACGGTTTGGCTCGTCTCTCCTGGCTGAAACGAGAGACGCTTTCCTTCGGAACGTCTATTTCTCCACCCAGAATTCTTTTGAAAGTGAAAGCGTTCAGGTCAAAAATTTTGTGGAAAAATACAAGGAAGAATTCGGCCATGCACCGGAGAACGCGTTTGCCGCTCTCGGGTACGATGCGCTCCGCCTGATAGCGACGGCCATCGTCAAGGCGGGAAACTGCGAACGAAGATCCATTCTGAAAGCCCTGGCGGAGACCAAGGGCTTTGAAGGCTTGACGGGGACCATCGGTTATGGGGACAGTTTCCTGGTTCCCAAAAAAAACGTGTCGTTGATCACGGTTACGGGAGGTAAACTCAGTCTCGCCAAAGAGATCACGCCCCCATGAAGGATGAGGCCGTAGTTTGCCCTCGTCCCGCCCCTTCCCGAGGGTAAGGACCGCATTGGCGCGGCGCGCTGCGCCCCCTGTAGGGGCAGGCCCCCGTGCCTGCCCGGTTTTCGTATTTGTCCTGACCCTCGGGGGCACCCACGCGGCAGGCCCCCGTGCCTGCCCGATTTTCTCGGGTCCAGGCGCGCCGTATCGTCGTTATTGCGCGGGATGAGGCGCCTGAACCCACCTGTAAAAGGCCACGTTGTAAATGGGGATTCCGGTGTCCACGGTGGACACCACGATCCAGCCTT
This genomic interval from Deltaproteobacteria bacterium contains the following:
- a CDS encoding ABC transporter substrate-binding protein, which produces MNKVVCFVLTLTILAFQSVGALFAYENILIGALYSATGSYSSIESPALSGALLAAKELNGANGLLGKKIELAPTDVRGGRTAVRDAVSRFAVEQKVVAVVGLGDPLDASAAGFLAQKAGMPFVCIGADASSLPDRFGGCMYLVGGDLHSQAYGLARFAYHDLRARTAYVLVDDSADASKLQLASLFKIRFKQFAGFGAILLEDSFHRGDNDFAIRIQRLKTLDPLPDVLMAAVEGNDFIEIVKQFRGAGIERPIMGGERFGSSLLAETRDAFLRNVYFSTQNSFESESVQVKNFVEKYKEEFGHAPENAFAALGYDALRLIATAIVKAGNCERRSILKALAETKGFEGLTGTIGYGDSFLVPKKNVSLITVTGGKLSLAKEITPP